From a single Apium graveolens cultivar Ventura chromosome 2, ASM990537v1, whole genome shotgun sequence genomic region:
- the LOC141708222 gene encoding sec-independent protein translocase protein TATB, chloroplastic-like isoform X2, with product MSCTTMASPILTYKHISQLSYSPIRKPTVATLSNSVSFSSTRVYHLPLIPLSQWSGLRQLSSSVSHNYVKFEKKRKCRGKGVFASLFGVGAPEALVIGVVALLVFGPKGLAEVARNLGKTLREFQPTIRELQDVSREFKSTLEREIGLDEVQNPIQRNYSSSATNTNSIPSATETNTVPSTIDNPEDLQIKAQTNDTLPVDKSSSDEVYLKITEDQLKSVSVQQEKQTESVEEIQAEPQTPIEEPATVVPPLKETNSDT from the exons ATGAGTTGCACAACAATGGCTTCACCAATTTTGACTTATAAACatataagtcaactttcttatTCCCCAATTAGGAAACCTACTGTTGCTACACTTTCTAATTCTGTTAGTTTTAGCTCCACAAGAGTTTATCACTTGCCTCTCATTCCCTTATCTCAATGGAGTGGTTTAAGACAATTGAGCAGCTCTGTTTCACATAATTATGTTAAATTTG agaagaaaaggaaatgtCGAGGGAAGGGAGTGTTTGCATCTTTATTTGGAGTTGGGGCTCCGGAAGCGTTGGTTATTGGAGTTGTGGCTTTGTTAGTTTTTGGTCCGAAAGGTTTGGCTGAG GTTGCTCGGAATCTAGGTAAAACTCTGCGCGAATTTCAACCAACAATTAGAGAACTTCAG GATGTTTCAAGGGAATTTAAGAGCACACTTGAGCGAGAGATTGGCCTTGACGAAGTTCAGAATCCAATTCAGAGAAATTACAGTTCCAGCGCAACTAACACAAATTCTATCCCTTCAGCTACTGAAACTAACACAGTCCCTTCAACTATTGATAATCCCGAGGATTTGCAGATTAAAGCTCAAACTA ATGATACACTTCCGGTTGACAAGTCATCCTCTGATGAAGTTTATTTGAAGATCACCGAAGATCAATTAAAATCAGTCTCCGTTCAACAAGAGAAACAGACGGAGTCCGTTGAAGAAATTCAAGCTGAACCGCAAACTCCAA TTGAAGAACCTGCAACAGTGGTGCCTCCACTGAAGGAGACCAATAGCGACACATAA
- the LOC141708222 gene encoding sec-independent protein translocase protein TATB, chloroplastic-like isoform X1: MSCTTMASPILTYKHISQLSYSPIRKPTVATLSNSVSFSSTRVYHLPLIPLSQWSGLRQLSSSVSHNYVKFEKKRKCRGKGVFASLFGVGAPEALVIGVVALLVFGPKGLAEVARNLGKTLREFQPTIRELQDVSREFKSTLEREIGLDEVQNPIQRNYSSSATNTNSIPSATETNTVPSTIDNPEDLQIKAQTIPDDTLPVDKSSSDEVYLKITEDQLKSVSVQQEKQTESVEEIQAEPQTPIEEPATVVPPLKETNSDT; this comes from the exons ATGAGTTGCACAACAATGGCTTCACCAATTTTGACTTATAAACatataagtcaactttcttatTCCCCAATTAGGAAACCTACTGTTGCTACACTTTCTAATTCTGTTAGTTTTAGCTCCACAAGAGTTTATCACTTGCCTCTCATTCCCTTATCTCAATGGAGTGGTTTAAGACAATTGAGCAGCTCTGTTTCACATAATTATGTTAAATTTG agaagaaaaggaaatgtCGAGGGAAGGGAGTGTTTGCATCTTTATTTGGAGTTGGGGCTCCGGAAGCGTTGGTTATTGGAGTTGTGGCTTTGTTAGTTTTTGGTCCGAAAGGTTTGGCTGAG GTTGCTCGGAATCTAGGTAAAACTCTGCGCGAATTTCAACCAACAATTAGAGAACTTCAG GATGTTTCAAGGGAATTTAAGAGCACACTTGAGCGAGAGATTGGCCTTGACGAAGTTCAGAATCCAATTCAGAGAAATTACAGTTCCAGCGCAACTAACACAAATTCTATCCCTTCAGCTACTGAAACTAACACAGTCCCTTCAACTATTGATAATCCCGAGGATTTGCAGATTAAAGCTCAAACTA TACCAGATGATACACTTCCGGTTGACAAGTCATCCTCTGATGAAGTTTATTTGAAGATCACCGAAGATCAATTAAAATCAGTCTCCGTTCAACAAGAGAAACAGACGGAGTCCGTTGAAGAAATTCAAGCTGAACCGCAAACTCCAA TTGAAGAACCTGCAACAGTGGTGCCTCCACTGAAGGAGACCAATAGCGACACATAA